A single window of Granulicella cerasi DNA harbors:
- a CDS encoding BaiN/RdsA family NAD(P)/FAD-dependent oxidoreductase yields MTHWDAIVIGAGAAGMMCAFEAGRRGKRVLLLDHGEKPGRKILISGGGRANFTNTGTTAANYLSENPHFAKSALARFTPRDMIALVEKHGLRYHEKTLGQQFFDNSARELVTLLERECGDAGVITRCGVSILSVSKDGDDFVVESSQGTERARALVIATGGLSIPKLGATGFGYNLARQFGHSIIDTRAALVPLVFLPEDRDAWCDLTGTSAEVVVKVDAPSNKRNVKVPAFREKALITHRGLSGPAILQISSYWRPGQNISLDLAPGQEVFTPITQHNTPRDLSMLRAALRTALSQRLADRWLRLNEERIRFTNQALIEMEKELHAWAVRPAGDEGYEKAEVTAGGVDTNELNASTMESKRAPGLYFIGEVVDVTGWLGGYNFQWAWASAVAAGRSL; encoded by the coding sequence ATGACGCACTGGGACGCCATCGTCATTGGCGCAGGCGCGGCGGGCATGATGTGCGCGTTCGAAGCGGGTCGCCGCGGCAAGCGCGTACTGCTGCTCGACCATGGCGAGAAGCCCGGCCGCAAGATCCTCATCTCCGGCGGCGGTCGCGCGAACTTCACGAACACGGGCACGACCGCAGCGAATTACCTCAGTGAGAACCCGCATTTTGCGAAGTCAGCGCTGGCACGCTTCACGCCGCGCGATATGATCGCGCTCGTGGAGAAGCACGGCCTGCGTTATCACGAGAAGACGCTCGGCCAGCAGTTCTTCGACAACTCTGCACGCGAGTTGGTGACGCTGCTCGAACGTGAGTGCGGTGACGCGGGTGTCATCACGCGTTGCGGCGTAAGCATCCTGAGTGTCAGCAAAGACGGTGACGACTTCGTCGTCGAGAGTTCGCAGGGCACCGAGCGTGCGCGTGCTCTAGTGATCGCCACGGGCGGACTGTCGATTCCCAAGCTCGGCGCAACGGGCTTTGGCTATAACCTCGCGCGGCAGTTCGGTCACTCGATCATCGACACGCGCGCGGCGCTGGTGCCGTTAGTTTTCCTGCCAGAAGATCGCGACGCATGGTGCGATCTCACGGGCACCTCGGCAGAGGTCGTTGTGAAGGTGGATGCGCCGAGCAACAAGCGCAACGTAAAGGTTCCAGCATTCCGCGAGAAGGCGTTGATCACGCATCGTGGTTTGAGCGGGCCGGCGATCTTGCAGATCTCTTCATATTGGAGACCCGGGCAGAACATCTCGCTCGACCTCGCCCCGGGGCAAGAAGTCTTCACGCCGATCACCCAGCACAATACGCCGCGCGACCTTTCGATGCTGCGCGCAGCACTGCGCACAGCGCTTTCGCAGCGCTTGGCGGACCGCTGGTTGCGGCTCAACGAAGAGCGCATTCGATTCACCAATCAAGCGTTGATTGAGATGGAGAAAGAGCTTCATGCGTGGGCCGTTCGCCCCGCTGGCGACGAAGGCTATGAGAAGGCCGAGGTCACCGCAGGCGGCGTGGATACAAACGAGCTCAATGCAAGCACGATGGAGTCGAAGCGCGCGCCTGGCCTGTACTTCATCGGCGAGGTCGTCGATGTGACCGGCTGGCTCGGTGGCTATAACTTCCAGTGGGCGTGGGCGAGCGCTGTAGCTGCTGGTCGCTCGCTTTAG
- a CDS encoding beta strand repeat-containing protein, which produces MSRFASFLRASQRRKFLSRSMFVMLAMPSLHAQQPPPDAHALQARKHLAGRTNVRGQADAAAELRAQAQHAALLLKPRNANLTAAWTPLGPSSVLSVSYGNVTGRVTSIAFDASDTTGNTLFLGTTGGGVWKSTNAGGAAGAVTFAPLTDTLSVFSQSAGASITPSLSIGAVAVQPVSNGIVLAGTGDPNDATDSLYGEGLLRSADGGATWTLLQSSNDGANGKHSFVGLSTAGLAWSSKTPTLVVAAFTTSPQAADVGATQTSSVAGLYYSTDAGVTWKMATLYDGANTVQTPQPSTTSVTGNAATSVVWDAQRASFFAAVRAHGYYSSTDGVTWTRLTHQPGTALTTTNCPVGANGLGSANCPIFRGALAVQPATGDLYALTVDSSNSDQGLWQDLCSMNSSGTCASSTPTFTTKLDAGSLDVSTTSPVITQGDYNLTLTAAPTATGTLLFAGTIDLYRCALADNATSCTWRNTTNASNGCAAPARVAPAQHAIAALALNSGTPLLFLGNDGGLWRSTDGVAQTGSACASSDATHFDNLNAQLGAGGSLAEVVGFAQAPNDSGTLLAGLGANGTAATAAASSLTAWTQLCAGEGGYPLIDANNTSNWYATIGAGVNLKACTLGASCNAASFTGAATIGAAEVSNDNALVDAPALLDPALTTNLITATCRAWRGPASSGATWSTSNALSTSFSGGAVPCTSNGPLVRSLAAGGAAVISSNAQSAGSPVLYAGLAGTLDGGTTALGGHLFMTKSANTATNATPWTGLAKNTVTNDASNAGVFNPDGFDISSVVADAHDTTGATVYATVMGFGTTTTTSPHVYRSTDFGAHWSNITSNLPAAPANALAVDPNDANTVYVATDSGVYATQSITTCGTTSCWNLLGTGLPNAPVTSLATAANLATGDGRLGMLRAGTYGRGLWQTPLLAATTSAQPGMSVSPTALTFSAQQVASISATQSITVTSNGSSALSITSLIVSGDFTETDNCAAQTLAVGSTCTIQVAFVPTTIGTRSGTLTLYANVSGGQATIALSGTGTTPATVVLTPASLTFPATTVNQTSAAQIINIANTGGNTATINSTIVSGDFAIAGNTCATTITSQNSCSISVTFAPSASGTRSGTLTVVDSAGTQTALLTGTGNAPATDTLTPTALSFGDQVLNTLSAAQNVTVTNSGDNALTLITAATGSAEFSATNGCGATLAAHSTCAISVAFAPAAVGSRTATLTVSDQFRSQTVALTGNGLAPAGVSLTPSSMAFGEIGVGLSSTAQVVTLTNNGGATLSITSLAPTGDFILAASNCTNTLAASAACSATLIFSPTTAGARTGSLIATTSAGTKSAALSGVGADFSLTSNGATTASLGGSNGSATYPLRLTSVSGLTSSVSLSCAGAPAHATCVVSPSSATLGSTLNVSVIVATGVATLHNERHTLPWMRDLTLYALATPLLWLCIHRRKLLRVLPLLMLMSLSGCGAGRTTPGNGTGSTQLPTPNGSYTLTVSGTAAGVTHSLPLTLTVN; this is translated from the coding sequence TTGAGCCGTTTCGCGAGCTTCCTACGCGCTTCGCAGCGCAGAAAATTCCTGTCGCGCAGCATGTTCGTCATGCTCGCGATGCCGTCGCTGCACGCGCAGCAACCTCCGCCCGACGCGCACGCATTGCAGGCGCGCAAGCATCTCGCCGGCCGCACCAACGTGCGCGGACAAGCCGATGCGGCTGCGGAGCTTCGCGCCCAGGCGCAACACGCGGCGCTGCTGCTGAAGCCCCGCAACGCAAACCTTACCGCAGCGTGGACGCCGCTTGGGCCATCCTCGGTCTTGAGCGTGAGCTACGGCAACGTCACCGGTCGCGTCACCTCGATCGCCTTCGACGCCAGCGATACCACCGGCAACACCCTCTTCCTCGGCACGACCGGCGGCGGTGTGTGGAAGTCCACCAACGCCGGGGGTGCCGCCGGCGCAGTCACATTCGCGCCGCTGACCGACACGCTTTCCGTCTTCAGCCAAAGCGCAGGCGCGAGCATCACTCCATCACTCTCCATCGGCGCAGTGGCAGTGCAACCGGTGAGCAACGGCATCGTACTCGCGGGCACAGGCGACCCGAACGATGCGACCGACTCACTCTACGGTGAAGGCCTGCTTCGCTCCGCTGACGGCGGCGCAACGTGGACGCTTCTGCAAAGCTCTAACGACGGCGCGAACGGCAAGCATTCTTTCGTCGGCTTGAGCACTGCGGGGCTCGCGTGGAGCAGCAAGACACCGACGCTCGTTGTCGCCGCGTTCACCACTTCGCCGCAGGCCGCGGACGTCGGCGCGACGCAAACATCCTCAGTCGCGGGGCTCTACTACTCCACCGACGCAGGCGTGACCTGGAAGATGGCAACGCTCTACGACGGAGCCAACACCGTACAGACACCACAGCCTTCCACGACGAGCGTCACCGGCAATGCTGCGACCTCCGTGGTCTGGGACGCACAACGCGCGAGCTTCTTCGCCGCCGTGCGCGCACATGGCTACTACTCCAGCACCGACGGCGTGACGTGGACGCGACTCACGCATCAACCCGGAACAGCTTTGACCACGACAAACTGCCCGGTGGGCGCGAACGGCCTCGGCTCCGCGAACTGTCCGATCTTTCGTGGAGCGCTGGCCGTGCAACCAGCGACGGGCGACCTCTACGCGCTGACCGTCGATAGCAGCAACAGCGACCAGGGCCTGTGGCAAGACCTCTGCAGCATGAACTCCAGCGGAACCTGCGCGAGCAGCACCCCAACGTTCACAACGAAGCTCGACGCCGGCAGTCTCGACGTCAGCACTACGAGCCCCGTCATCACGCAGGGCGACTACAACCTCACGCTCACCGCGGCGCCTACCGCCACCGGCACTCTGCTCTTCGCAGGCACTATCGACCTATACCGCTGTGCGCTTGCGGACAACGCGACTAGCTGCACCTGGCGCAACACCACGAACGCGTCGAACGGCTGCGCGGCTCCCGCCAGAGTCGCGCCCGCCCAACACGCGATCGCGGCCCTCGCGCTGAATAGCGGAACGCCTCTCCTTTTCCTCGGCAACGACGGCGGCCTGTGGCGCTCGACCGACGGCGTCGCGCAAACCGGCTCAGCCTGCGCAAGCAGCGATGCCACCCACTTCGACAACCTCAACGCGCAACTCGGCGCAGGCGGGTCACTCGCTGAGGTCGTAGGCTTTGCGCAAGCGCCCAACGACAGCGGCACACTCCTCGCCGGCCTCGGCGCGAACGGCACAGCCGCAACAGCGGCGGCCTCCTCTCTCACGGCGTGGACGCAACTCTGCGCGGGCGAAGGCGGCTATCCGCTGATCGATGCCAACAACACCTCCAACTGGTACGCAACGATCGGCGCAGGCGTGAACTTGAAGGCCTGCACGCTCGGCGCAAGCTGCAACGCCGCGAGCTTCACCGGCGCGGCGACGATCGGCGCCGCAGAGGTTTCAAACGACAACGCACTCGTCGATGCACCCGCGCTGCTCGACCCTGCGCTGACGACCAACCTCATCACCGCAACCTGTCGCGCATGGCGAGGCCCGGCCTCCTCGGGCGCGACGTGGAGCACCTCGAACGCGCTCTCTACAAGTTTCAGCGGAGGTGCAGTGCCTTGCACGAGCAACGGCCCTCTCGTGCGATCGCTCGCCGCAGGCGGTGCTGCAGTCATTTCGTCGAACGCACAGAGCGCAGGCTCACCCGTGCTCTATGCGGGTCTTGCCGGAACGCTCGACGGCGGTACTACGGCGCTCGGCGGACATCTCTTCATGACGAAATCCGCAAACACGGCAACGAACGCGACGCCATGGACCGGCCTCGCGAAGAACACCGTCACGAACGATGCAAGCAACGCTGGCGTCTTCAACCCCGATGGCTTCGATATCTCCTCCGTCGTCGCCGATGCGCATGACACGACCGGTGCGACCGTATACGCCACCGTGATGGGCTTCGGCACGACCACCACGACCTCGCCTCACGTCTATCGCTCAACGGACTTCGGTGCGCACTGGAGCAACATCACAAGCAATCTTCCCGCCGCGCCCGCGAACGCGCTCGCCGTTGATCCGAACGATGCGAACACCGTCTATGTAGCCACGGACTCAGGCGTGTATGCGACGCAAAGCATCACCACCTGCGGCACGACTTCATGTTGGAACCTGCTCGGCACCGGGCTGCCGAACGCTCCCGTAACCTCGCTCGCCACGGCAGCAAATCTCGCAACAGGGGATGGCCGCCTCGGCATGTTGCGTGCGGGAACCTACGGTCGCGGCCTATGGCAAACGCCGCTGCTCGCAGCAACGACCAGCGCTCAACCCGGCATGAGCGTATCGCCAACAGCGCTCACCTTCTCCGCGCAACAAGTTGCCAGCATCAGCGCGACGCAAAGCATCACCGTCACGAGCAACGGCTCGTCTGCTTTGTCGATCACATCACTCATCGTGAGCGGCGACTTCACTGAAACGGACAACTGCGCCGCGCAGACTCTCGCCGTTGGCAGTACGTGCACGATTCAAGTCGCGTTTGTTCCCACCACGATCGGCACGCGCAGCGGCACACTCACTCTCTACGCCAATGTGAGCGGCGGCCAGGCCACCATCGCGCTGAGCGGCACTGGCACAACGCCTGCCACGGTAGTGCTCACGCCCGCATCGCTCACCTTTCCCGCCACCACAGTGAACCAGACGAGCGCGGCGCAGATCATCAACATCGCCAACACTGGCGGCAACACCGCAACGATCAACAGCACCATAGTGAGCGGTGACTTCGCCATCGCAGGCAACACCTGCGCGACGACGATCACGTCGCAGAACTCCTGCTCGATCAGCGTGACATTCGCGCCTTCGGCAAGCGGCACACGCAGCGGCACACTCACCGTTGTGGACTCCGCTGGCACACAGACCGCTCTGCTGACAGGCACCGGCAACGCGCCAGCGACAGACACACTCACACCCACGGCGTTGAGCTTTGGCGATCAGGTACTGAACACTCTCAGCGCTGCGCAAAACGTAACCGTCACCAACAGCGGCGACAACGCGCTCACCCTCATCACCGCAGCGACAGGCTCTGCGGAGTTCAGTGCAACGAACGGATGCGGTGCGACGCTGGCCGCGCACAGCACGTGCGCCATCAGCGTCGCCTTCGCACCCGCTGCCGTCGGCTCGCGTACCGCGACACTCACTGTGAGCGATCAGTTTCGCTCGCAGACGGTCGCCCTCACAGGTAACGGACTCGCACCGGCAGGCGTAAGCCTCACGCCATCTTCGATGGCCTTCGGCGAAATCGGTGTGGGCCTTAGTTCGACAGCGCAGGTCGTCACGCTCACCAACAACGGCGGAGCCACACTCAGCATCACCTCGCTCGCGCCGACCGGCGACTTCATCCTTGCCGCAAGCAACTGCACGAACACCCTCGCAGCAAGCGCGGCCTGCAGCGCCACTCTTATCTTTTCGCCCACGACAGCGGGCGCACGCACGGGGTCACTCATTGCGACCACAAGCGCAGGGACGAAGTCCGCTGCGCTCAGCGGTGTAGGCGCCGACTTCTCGTTGACCTCCAATGGCGCAACGACCGCGAGCCTCGGCGGCTCCAATGGCAGTGCCACGTATCCGTTGAGGCTGACATCCGTAAGCGGCCTGACCAGCAGCGTCAGCCTGAGCTGTGCTGGTGCTCCCGCACACGCTACTTGCGTGGTGTCGCCATCATCCGCAACGCTCGGCTCTACGCTCAACGTCTCCGTCATCGTGGCGACCGGAGTTGCCACTCTTCACAACGAGCGCCACACGCTGCCGTGGATGCGCGACCTCACACTCTATGCGCTTGCAACGCCGCTGCTCTGGCTCTGCATACACCGCCGCAAACTGCTTCGAGTACTGCCATTACTGATGCTGATGAGCTTGAGTGGCTGCGGCGCGGGAAGGACGACTCCGGGCAATGGCACCGGCAGCACGCAACTGCCAACGCCTAACGGCAGCTACACACTCACGGTGAGCGGCACTGCGGCTGGCGTTACGCACTCGCTGCCGCTCACGCTGACCGTGAACTAA
- a CDS encoding PDZ domain-containing protein, whose product MTATRNRSRQQAAALALLLLAFAPGALRASTAHANSHAASGHTGAQKSQQGYLGIEFHDVTDEQAASLRLRGIHGAEVAMVDHDGPAGRAGLRPHDIIVALNGQAVDNSVTLRKLIHDAGAGASIALEVVRNGQAMTVNTRLTSRDDVERSAMQHLAAAAPPPPAAGVAHGFMSDGYAVETAPPPASSRTQQLLNMLHTGPFTGLGMDTMEPQLATFFGAPAGMGLLVHTVVPNSPAAAAGIHAGDIVLRVDNVAMRTTSDWTRHLRAMRGSVLSLVVLRDKHEQTIVLVPNDKHRSALRDEPLGSEPATVQESQLDPDHTALW is encoded by the coding sequence ATGACAGCAACCCGCAACAGGAGCCGACAGCAAGCAGCAGCCCTCGCGCTGCTGCTGTTGGCGTTTGCACCGGGCGCCTTGCGTGCCTCTACCGCACACGCAAACTCGCACGCAGCCTCCGGACACACTGGCGCGCAGAAGTCGCAGCAAGGCTACCTCGGCATCGAGTTTCACGACGTCACCGATGAACAGGCCGCATCGCTGCGTCTGCGCGGCATCCACGGCGCGGAAGTGGCGATGGTCGACCACGATGGCCCCGCAGGCCGCGCTGGTTTGCGGCCGCATGACATCATCGTCGCGTTGAACGGACAGGCCGTCGACAACTCCGTCACGCTGCGCAAGCTGATCCACGATGCGGGTGCAGGCGCGAGCATCGCGCTGGAGGTCGTGCGCAACGGCCAGGCGATGACGGTGAACACCAGGCTCACCAGCCGTGACGACGTAGAGCGCTCCGCCATGCAACACCTCGCCGCTGCAGCACCTCCGCCACCTGCGGCCGGTGTCGCGCATGGCTTCATGTCCGACGGCTATGCGGTGGAAACCGCGCCGCCGCCTGCAAGCTCACGCACGCAGCAGCTACTCAACATGCTGCACACTGGCCCGTTCACCGGGCTGGGCATGGACACGATGGAGCCGCAGCTTGCAACGTTTTTTGGCGCGCCCGCAGGCATGGGTCTTCTGGTCCACACGGTGGTGCCGAACAGCCCCGCCGCTGCCGCGGGCATCCACGCCGGCGACATCGTGCTGCGCGTCGACAACGTCGCCATGCGCACGACCTCCGACTGGACACGGCACCTGCGCGCGATGCGTGGCAGCGTGCTTTCGCTCGTGGTGCTGCGCGACAAGCATGAGCAGACGATTGTGCTCGTCCCGAACGATAAGCACCGCAGTGCGTTGCGCGATGAGCCACTCGGCTCCGAGCCTGCCACCGTGCAGGAAAGCCAGCTCGATCCAGACCACACCGCGCTCTGGTAA
- a CDS encoding anti-sigma factor family protein: protein MTCDRVQENMVLAQYGELPDDLVLAVERHIGGCEDCRREWNALEILHRELDLDTVVEPSPNLLAASRMRLEDALDAMPPRSWKQRFVANFFRWQGVMRGAPALATLLIGAGFIGGTAVARYQIANEPKLPQPVVVASGNQGPIANVSGIVETPDSGLVQVKYNRLVPESVQGSLDDPQIRQLLMLGTKLATDNEVHAQSVAMLSAQCRMGRGCDAATGKGDSVRGALLASLHYDKSPTVRLKALEGLQPYVTEDEQVRDAVVSAMMHDGSAQVRTQAVSLLSPVGADTSVRQALRTVSSQDANPAIRTASFQVLQGVGDVQ, encoded by the coding sequence ATGACGTGTGATCGGGTGCAGGAAAACATGGTGCTCGCGCAGTACGGCGAACTCCCCGACGATCTGGTGCTGGCGGTAGAGCGGCACATCGGCGGATGCGAGGACTGTCGTCGCGAGTGGAACGCGCTGGAGATTCTCCACCGCGAGCTCGACCTCGACACGGTCGTGGAGCCAAGCCCGAACTTGCTGGCCGCTTCACGCATGAGGCTCGAGGACGCGCTCGACGCCATGCCACCGCGCTCGTGGAAGCAGCGCTTCGTCGCCAACTTCTTCCGCTGGCAGGGTGTGATGCGCGGCGCTCCAGCGCTGGCCACGCTGCTGATCGGCGCAGGCTTCATCGGCGGCACCGCCGTCGCTCGCTACCAGATCGCCAACGAGCCCAAGCTGCCGCAGCCGGTCGTCGTGGCGAGCGGCAATCAAGGACCGATCGCGAATGTTTCAGGAATCGTGGAAACGCCGGACAGCGGTCTGGTGCAGGTGAAGTACAACCGCCTCGTGCCGGAGTCCGTACAGGGCTCGCTCGATGATCCGCAGATTCGCCAGTTGCTGATGCTCGGCACCAAGCTCGCCACCGACAACGAAGTGCACGCACAGTCTGTAGCCATGCTCTCGGCGCAGTGCCGTATGGGTCGCGGCTGCGATGCAGCGACCGGCAAGGGTGACAGCGTGCGCGGCGCACTGCTCGCCTCCCTGCACTATGACAAGAGCCCGACCGTTCGCCTGAAGGCGCTCGAAGGATTGCAGCCCTATGTGACCGAGGACGAGCAGGTGCGCGACGCCGTGGTGAGCGCGATGATGCACGACGGCTCGGCACAGGTGCGCACGCAGGCCGTCTCGCTGCTTTCGCCCGTGGGCGCAGACACCAGCGTTCGCCAGGCGCTACGCACGGTCAGCTCGCAGGACGCGAACCCGGCGATCCGCACCGCATCGTTCCAGGTGCTGCAAGGCGTCGGCGACGTACAGTAA
- a CDS encoding RNA polymerase sigma factor: MSATEAFALPGGPGRRPSPFSVGLDETRAAAASGVESAPAMKAVAQMGARGRLSAEQVELRQQQRAEDDELIRAAQKGERSAFDTLVRRYDRSVLRLALHMLGNEEDAQDVHQDAFIKAYRHLSNFRFECSFYTWLYRIVTNLCLDQLRRRKSRKEDASTVLDSDGDEIDLLAHMADDRASHNPARELDRKTMATAIKEALDDLTPRERMVFELKHYQGLKLRTIGEMLSTTEETAKNTLFRATRKLRARLADVR; this comes from the coding sequence ATGAGCGCAACCGAAGCATTCGCACTGCCTGGCGGCCCCGGCCGCCGACCGAGCCCGTTTTCCGTGGGCCTGGACGAGACACGCGCCGCAGCGGCAAGTGGCGTAGAATCAGCGCCAGCTATGAAGGCTGTCGCACAAATGGGCGCCCGTGGTCGGCTGAGCGCCGAACAGGTAGAACTGCGCCAACAGCAGCGCGCCGAAGATGACGAGCTGATCCGCGCCGCGCAGAAGGGCGAGCGCTCGGCTTTTGACACGCTCGTGCGTCGCTATGACCGCAGCGTGCTGCGACTCGCGCTGCACATGCTGGGCAACGAGGAAGACGCGCAGGACGTGCATCAGGACGCCTTCATCAAGGCCTACCGGCACCTGTCGAACTTCCGCTTCGAGTGCTCGTTCTACACGTGGCTCTACCGCATCGTGACGAACCTGTGCCTGGACCAGCTTCGCCGCCGCAAGAGCCGCAAGGAAGACGCCTCCACCGTGCTCGACAGCGATGGCGACGAGATCGACCTGCTTGCGCATATGGCCGACGACCGCGCCAGCCACAATCCGGCGCGCGAACTCGATCGCAAGACGATGGCCACGGCCATCAAGGAAGCGCTCGATGACCTGACCCCGCGCGAGCGGATGGTCTTCGAGCTGAAGCATTACCAGGGTTTGAAGTTGAGGACGATTGGCGAGATGCTCTCAACCACGGAAGAGACGGCGAAGAACACACTCTTCCGCGCCACGCGCAAGCTGCGGGCGAGACTCGCCGACGTGCGGTAA
- a CDS encoding ribonuclease HI family protein translates to MSGNLFGNDPVPSEPAAASDSEWLTAHCDGGSRGNPGPAGFGAVVVSPKGENLAELSEFLGIFTNNVAEYRGLLSVLEWVVKNGYKRVRVVSDSLLMVNQINGKYKVNSPDLRELWMQARGMIKQLDGFEITHALRHKNKDADRLANEAMDRGTGKPAAGRPAAAIPYPKAPGAPQPPSAGGSAPRPAAAPVASGSGKMFRGFVRDGQVHLLGDARLPDGVFVKVVVE, encoded by the coding sequence ATGTCTGGCAATCTTTTTGGCAACGATCCCGTCCCTTCCGAGCCCGCTGCGGCTTCTGACAGCGAATGGCTCACCGCGCACTGCGATGGTGGCTCGCGCGGCAACCCCGGCCCGGCCGGTTTCGGAGCGGTGGTTGTGTCGCCGAAGGGCGAAAATCTGGCCGAGCTTAGCGAATTCCTCGGTATTTTCACGAACAACGTCGCAGAGTACCGTGGGCTGCTCTCGGTGTTGGAGTGGGTCGTGAAAAACGGCTACAAGCGCGTGCGCGTTGTGTCGGATTCGCTGCTGATGGTCAATCAGATCAACGGCAAATACAAGGTGAACTCGCCTGATCTGCGTGAGCTTTGGATGCAGGCGCGCGGCATGATCAAACAGCTCGATGGCTTCGAGATCACGCACGCGCTGCGCCATAAGAACAAGGACGCCGACCGCCTTGCCAACGAGGCGATGGACCGCGGCACGGGCAAGCCTGCTGCCGGTCGTCCCGCTGCGGCGATCCCGTATCCGAAGGCGCCTGGCGCGCCGCAGCCGCCGAGTGCGGGTGGAAGCGCGCCTCGTCCTGCCGCTGCCCCCGTGGCGAGTGGTTCGGGCAAGATGTTCCGCGGTTTTGTACGCGACGGACAGGTGCATCTGCTGGGCGACGCGCGTCTGCCGGATGGCGTATTCGTCAAAGTCGTCGTCGAGTAG
- a CDS encoding LOG family protein, whose translation MADDTTLPILEAAPLAYENDLFLDSPEGRPLRIMAEYAEPMARFRRERIQDTVVFFGSARFRGMDEANKQLELLDNTGSNTPAPADEQPACADSLTQGTATELQRQRAEAAVEMARYYEDARKLAHMLTSWSTTLPGQRHRFVITSGGGPGIMEAANRGAYEAGGKTIGLNIKLPFEQYPNPYITPELNFNFHYFFMRKYWFAYLAKALVVFPGGFGTLDEMFELLTLDQTHKLAKKITVVIYGKQYWNDVINLDTLVAKGAISPNDVNIFKFADTPEEAFAIVQQGLIENHLMPDSSEQGSVPTEPQPNEQETFGPDIAKTRK comes from the coding sequence ATGGCCGACGACACCACGCTCCCGATCCTCGAAGCTGCTCCCCTCGCCTACGAAAACGATCTCTTCCTCGACTCGCCGGAAGGCCGTCCGCTGCGCATTATGGCCGAGTACGCCGAGCCCATGGCGCGCTTTCGCCGCGAACGCATCCAGGACACCGTCGTCTTCTTCGGCTCCGCCCGCTTCCGCGGTATGGACGAGGCGAACAAGCAGCTTGAGCTGCTGGACAACACCGGTTCCAACACTCCCGCCCCCGCCGATGAGCAGCCAGCCTGCGCAGACTCGCTAACGCAGGGCACCGCGACCGAGCTGCAACGCCAGCGCGCCGAGGCCGCCGTCGAGATGGCCCGCTATTACGAGGACGCACGCAAGCTCGCGCACATGCTCACCTCATGGTCGACAACGCTGCCCGGCCAGCGCCACCGCTTTGTCATCACCTCTGGCGGCGGCCCCGGCATCATGGAAGCCGCCAACCGCGGTGCCTACGAGGCCGGCGGCAAAACGATCGGCCTCAACATCAAGCTGCCCTTCGAGCAGTATCCGAACCCGTACATCACGCCGGAGCTGAACTTCAACTTCCACTACTTCTTCATGCGCAAGTACTGGTTCGCGTACCTGGCGAAGGCACTCGTGGTCTTCCCCGGCGGCTTCGGAACGCTGGATGAAATGTTCGAACTGCTGACGCTCGACCAGACGCACAAGCTCGCCAAGAAGATCACGGTCGTGATCTACGGCAAGCAGTACTGGAACGACGTCATCAACCTCGACACGCTGGTGGCCAAGGGCGCGATCTCTCCGAATGACGTGAACATCTTCAAGTTCGCGGACACGCCCGAAGAGGCGTTCGCCATTGTGCAGCAGGGTCTGATCGAGAACCACCTGATGCCCGACAGCAGCGAACAAGGCTCCGTGCCCACCGAGCCTCAGCCCAACGAGCAGGAAACCTTCGGCCCGGACATCGCCAAGACCCGCAAATAG
- a CDS encoding SGNH/GDSL hydrolase family protein, with amino-acid sequence MRALLLPFALALFAAPLLSQTAPTAQPAADPEKELATLKSRYEDFGCLKCYGAEDAMLAPQAGRVVFFGDSITAVWGREVGTFFPGKPYVNRGISGQTTSQMLLRFQQDVVRLHPELVVILAGTNDVAANTGPMTPEMTEDNLTSMVELAAANHIRVVMASVTPALDFPWRRGLNPAPKIRTLNAWIRSYAASHGLVYLDYYRALADADGGMKPGMSKEGVHPSEAGYAVMGPLAEKAVAEAMSRPKP; translated from the coding sequence ATGCGTGCCTTGCTTCTTCCCTTTGCTCTTGCGTTGTTCGCAGCTCCGCTCCTGTCGCAAACCGCTCCCACCGCGCAGCCAGCGGCTGATCCGGAGAAAGAACTTGCCACGCTGAAGTCGCGGTATGAAGACTTCGGCTGCTTGAAGTGCTACGGCGCAGAGGACGCGATGCTGGCCCCGCAAGCGGGTCGCGTTGTTTTCTTCGGAGACTCGATCACGGCGGTGTGGGGACGCGAGGTCGGCACGTTCTTCCCCGGCAAGCCTTACGTGAACCGCGGCATCAGCGGCCAGACGACCTCGCAGATGCTCCTCCGCTTTCAGCAGGACGTCGTGCGGCTGCACCCGGAGCTCGTCGTCATTCTCGCAGGCACCAACGACGTTGCCGCCAATACCGGCCCCATGACGCCGGAGATGACCGAGGACAACCTGACCTCGATGGTGGAGCTCGCTGCCGCAAACCACATCCGCGTGGTGATGGCCTCGGTAACGCCCGCACTCGATTTTCCCTGGCGTCGCGGCCTCAACCCCGCGCCGAAGATCCGCACGTTGAATGCGTGGATTCGCAGCTACGCGGCCAGCCATGGCCTTGTGTACCTCGACTACTACAGAGCGCTGGCAGATGCCGACGGCGGCATGAAGCCGGGCATGAGCAAGGAAGGCGTGCACCCCAGCGAGGCCGGCTATGCCGTGATGGGACCGCTTGCCGAGAAGGCCGTCGCAGAGGCAATGTCGCGTCCGAAGCCGTAG